A genomic window from Pyxicephalus adspersus chromosome 2, UCB_Pads_2.0, whole genome shotgun sequence includes:
- the SPRY4 gene encoding protein sprouty homolog 4 — MDSRIPHSITVVPNSVMVQPLLDGCVPYGRLQHPLTILPIDQMKSTHLENDYIDNPALSQLANQKLSRGLHEPLLFNQHLQRFETDNTHPWISFSGRPSSISSSSSTSSDQRLLDHMAPPPVVDQSPPRAVRIQPKAINCKPQDVKGPLNKELDKHFLLCEACGRCKCKDCTIPRTLPSCWICNQECLCSAQNMVNYSTCMCLVKGVFYHCTNEDDEGSCADHPCSCSNSNCCARWSFMSALSLVLPCMLCYLPATGCMKLSQKCYDHASRPGCRCKNTNSVMCKAPEAVSRPEKPF; from the coding sequence ATGGATTCCAGGATTCCACACAGCATAACTGTGGTGCCAAATTCAGTCATGGTGCAGCCTCTGCTAGATGGCTGTGTTCCATATGGGAGATTACAACATCCGCTCACTATCCTTCCAATCGATCAGATGAAGTCCACTCATCTTGAAAATGACTACATTGACAACCCAGCTCTTAGTCAGCTGGCCAATCAAAAGCTCAGCAGGGGCTTGCATGAGCCGTTGCTTTTCAATCAACATTTGCAGAGATTTGAAACTGACAATACACACCCTTGGATTTCATTCAGTGGGCGACCCAGCTCAATTAGCAGTAGCAGTAGCACCTCTTCAGATCAGAGGCTCCTGGACCACATGGCCCCACCTCCTGTGGTTGATCAGTCTCCACCTAGGGCAGTAAGGATACAGCCTAAAGCAATTAATTGTAAGCCTCAGGATGTTAAAGGACCCTTAAATAAAGAATTGGACAAGCACTTTTTACTTTGTGAGGCCTGTGGCAGATGTAAATGCAAAGACTGTACAATTCCTCGGACCTTACCTTCTTGCTGGATCTGCAACCAGGAATGTCTGTGTTCAGCACAGAACATGGTCAACTATTCAACTTGCATGTGTCTAGTAAAGGGAGTCTTTTACCACTGCACCAATGAAGATGATGAAGGCTCCTGCGCAGATCATCCGTGTTCTTGCTCTAACTCCAATTGCTGTGCTCGTTGGTCTTTCATGAGTGCCTTGTCATTGGTCCTCCCATGCATGCTTTGCTATCTTCCTGCTACTGGCTGCATGAAACTTTCTCAGAAATGCTATGATCATGCAAGCCGACCTGGGTGTCGgtgcaaaaacacaaacagtgTTATGTGCAAAGCACCAGAAGCAGTCAGCAGACCCGAAAAGCCATTTTGA